The sequence GGCAAGCTGCTCGGCGTGGTCAGCGAGGCCGACTTCCTGCAGCGGCCGGAGCTGGGAACCGAGCCGAAGCGGTCCTGGTGGCTGGAATGGCTGACCTCGGAAGGGGCCGAGGCCGACCAGTATGTCCACCTGCATGGCCGCAAGGTCGGCGAGGTGATGGCGCGCAATGTGGTGACGACGCGCAAGGATGCGCCGCTGGAAGAAGCCGTCGAACTGATGATCAAGCATCGCGTCAAGCGCCTGCCGGTCGTGGATCAGGGCAAGCTGGTGGGCATCCTGACCCGTTCGGACCTGATGCGGGCGATGCTCAAAATCCTGTCATCGGAACCGCGGCGCCTTTCGGATGACGAGCGCATCCGGGCCGACATCGAATCCGAGCTCGCCCGGCGAGGCTGGGGCGGTTTCATACGGGCGCAGGTCGAGAATGGCGAAGTCGAGCTGACCGGAACGATCTTCGACGATCGCAGCCGCTCCGCGGCCCGGGTCGCGGCCGAGAACGTCCCCGGCGTGAAGTCGGTCCGGGAAGAGCTCATCTATATCGAGCCGCTTTCCGGAATGGCGATCCTGCCGTGAGGGCCATGGTGCTGCGCGCCATCGGGCAACCCTTGCTGCTGGAGGAACGGCCCGATCCTGTCCCGGGACCCGGCGAACTGCGCATCCGCGTCGAAGCCTGCGGCGTCTGTCGAACCGATCTGCATGTCGTCGATGGCGAACTCCGCCATATCCGGCTGCCCGTCATCCCGGGCCACGAGATCGTCGGCATCGTCGAGGCGCAGGGGGCTGGAGTCGCCTTTCCGAAGCTCGGCGCCCGCGTTGGCGTCCCCTGGCTCGCACATACATGCGGACATTGTCCCTATTGCCGATCGGGCCGAGAAAACCTCTGCGACGAGCCGGCCTTCACGGGCTATACGCGCGATGGCGGCTTCGCGACCCATGTGGTGGCCGAGGCCGATTTCGCGTTTCCGCTCGTTGGATTTGACGATCCCGTCGCGACGGCGCCGCTGATGTGCGCGGGCCTGATCGGCTGGCGTTCGCTCGTCGTCGTCGGCAATGGCGAGCGCATCGGCCTCTACGGCTTCGGCGCCGCCGCCCATATCCTGGCGCAGGTCTGCCGGTGGCAGGGGCGCGACGTCTACGCCTTCACGCGGCCCGGCGACGCGGCCGCGCAAGCCATGGCCCGCTCGCTCGGCGCGGTCTGGGTCGGCGGCTCGGACGAGCTGCCGCCCGAACCGCTGGATGCGGCGATCCTGTTCGCGCCCGTCGGCGCGCTGGTGCCGCAGGCGCTGCGAGCCGTCAAAAAGGGCGGCACGGTCGTCTGCGGCGGCATTCATATGAGCGATATTCCAAGCTTTCCCTACGAACTCCTCTGGGAAGAGCGTCGCCTGGTCTCGGTAGCCAATCTGACCCGGCAGGACGGAATCGATTTCCTCGCCATCGCCGCGAAGGCGGGGATCCGCACGACCACGACCACATACCCGCTCGAAAAGGCGAATGAGGCGCTGGCCGATCTTCGCGCCGGCCGCTTCCAGGGCGCCGCCGTCCTGGTGCCCTGACCCGCATCGCCAATTGCTCTATCCGTTGACGCGCCGCGTGGCCCGGGAATGACCGGCCCCTCGCCGGACCGGCTGCGGATTCATCGCCACCCGCTTCAGGCCTTCGGCGATTGGATAGAGTATGACGATCAGGCCGATCGCCAGCATGAGCGGTATCGGCAGGATCCCCGGCGCGTCGGGAAATGCGGTTGGTCAATGCGAAAACAGGACGGGAAGACGCAGGTCGGAGAAAACCCCTTTGGTGGCGCCCCCCAAGATGAAATCACGGAGGCGCGTGTGTCCGAACCCGCCCATGACCATCAGGTCCGCGCCGACCTCGAGTGCCGTTTCCTGCAAGGCTTCGGCGATTTCCCTGCCGCCCAGTTCAACGTTTCGCGCGAGAGCCTGAACACCACGTCTCTTTAGTGAAGCTGCCAAAGCTTCAGCAATGTCGGGCGCTTCCAATGGCTTCTCATTTTGAACAGTCAGGACCGTGATGAATGTATTCTGGGCCAGCAGGGGCATCAGGTCGGCGAGTGCGCGTGCGGCGACGCGACTGCCATCCCAGGCAATCGCCACATGCCCAATGGGCTTTGATGTGGCCGATGGGGGAACCAGAATGACGGGTCTGCCGGCATCAAAGACGACCGACTGAGCCAGCTCTTGTATGACAAGGTTGTCAACGGCCCAGGGCACTAACGATACATCGTAGTACCTTGCCTCAATAGTCGCCGCATTTCCCGCCAGGCCGAGCATCAGCTTTTTGCTTGAGCATTGAGCCTTGATCCGTCCATCTGCCCACCGGTGAACCAGGTCCTGAAGGCGAAGGCAGTCGGCCAGACTGTTCTCTTCCGTGGTTCGGATTAGCTCAGGGATGTTCAGCAGGAAATTGCCAATCGGTGAGCTCACGGGCGGGATCTTTACTGAGAAGGTCGTCGCTTGAAGCTCGCAACCCAGGGCTCCTGCAAAGGCTACGGCCGCAATGATCGACTCATCTGGGGCTAAACCGGGATACGTGATCAGGGGCATATAGGCGAGACGGACGTTCGTCATAGTGGGCTCCTTCGGTTGGGGGCCGCTTCCAGTTCTGCCGCCGCCCCGCTTCGTCACTCCGCGCCCGGCCAGCGCCAGTTGGCCACCATCGGCATGTCGGCGCCGTGCTCGCGGACGTAGTGATAGTGCTCGGTCAGCCGGTCCCGCATCGCCTGCTTGACGTAGGCCGCTGCGGCGCCGAGGCCCGGCACGCGGTCGACCACATCGGCGACCAGGTGGAAACGGTCGAGCTCGTTGCGCACGACCATGTCGAAGGGCGTGGTGGTGGAGCCCTCCTCCTTGAAGCCGCGCACATGCATGTTTTCGTGGTTGGCCCGCTTGTAGGCGAGGCGATGGATCAGCCAGGGATAGCCGTGATAGGCGAAGATCACGGGCTTGCCGCGGGTGAACAATTCATCGAAATCGGCATCGGAAAGTCCGTGCGGATGCTCGGTCTTCGGCTGCAGCGACATCAGGTCGACGACGTTGACGAGCCGCACCTTGAGGTCGGGAAGGTACTGGCGCAGCAGGTCGACGGCGGCCAGCGTCTCCAGCGTCGGCACGTCGCCACAGCACGCCATGACGACGTCGGGCTCGGCGCCGCGATCGTTGCTGGCCCATTCCCAGATGCCGATGCCGGTCGCGCAGTGCTTGATCGCCTCGTCCATGGTCAGCCATTGCGGACTGGGTTGCTTGCCCGCGACGATGACGTTGATGCGGTTCCAGCTGCGCAGGCAGTGGTCGGTGACATAGAGCAGCGTATTGGCATCCGGCGGAAAGTAGACGCGGACGATCTCGGCCTTCTTATTCACCACATGATCGACGAAGCCCGGATCCTGATGGCTGAAGCCGTTATGGTCCTGTCGCCAGACATGCGAGGTCAGCAGGTAGTTCAGCGACGCGATCGGCCGCCGCCACGCGACCTCCTTCGACGTCTTCAGCCATTTGGCGTGCTGGTTGAACATCGAATCCACGATGTGGATGAACGCCTCGTAGCACGAGAAGAAGCCGTGCCGGCCGGTGAGCAGATAGCCTTCGAGCCAGCCCTGGCAGGTATGCTCGCTGAGGATCTCCATCACCCTGCCATCGGGCGACAGGTGATCGTCCGAGGCGAGAATCTCGGCGTCCCAGGCCCGGCTGGTGACCTCGAACAGGTCCTGCAGCCGGTTGGACGCAGTCTCGTCGGGGCCGAAGACGCGGAAATTCCGGTTCGCCGCGTTCTTCTCCATCACATCGCGCAGGAAGCCGCCGCTGATCCGCGTCGCTTCGGCATTGGCGCCGCCCGGCTGCTGCACCGCCACCGCGTAATCCCGGAAATCCGGCAGCTTGAGCGGCCGCATCAAGGCGCCACCATTGGCGTGCGGATTGGCGCTCATCCGCTTGTCGCCCACTGGCGCCAGCGCGGCGATTTCCGGCCGCAGCCTTCCCGCCGCGTCGAACAGCTCTTCCGGCACATAGCTGCGCAGCCATGCCTCCAGCAGGCCGAGATGTTCCGGCTTTTCCATGGTGAACGGCACCTGATGCGAACGCCAGGAGCCCTCCGTCTGCTTGCCGTCCACCGTCTTCGGCCCGCTCCAGCCCTTGGGCGAGCGCAGCACGATCATCGGCCAGACCGGCCGCTCGGCCGTGCCGCCGCCGGTCCGGGCCTTCTGCTGGATGGCACGGATTGAAGCGAAGGCGGCATCAAGGGCGGCCGCCATCTTCTGGTGCATCGCCATGGGCTCGTCGCCTTCGACGAAGATCGGCGCATAGCCATAGCCGCGCAGCAAGGCTTCGAGTTCGGCATGCGGGATCCGGGCCAGCACGGTCGGATTGGCGATCTTGTAGCCATTGAGATGGAGAAACGGCAGCACGGCGCCGTCATGGGCAGGGTTGAGGAACTTGTTGCCGTGCCAGGCGGTGGCGAGCGGCCCGGTCTCGGCCTCGCCGTCGCCCACGACGCAGGCCGCGACGAGATCGGGATTGTCGAAGACGGCGCCGAAGGCGTGGCTCAGCGAATACCCGAGCTCGCCACCCTCATGGATCGAACCCGGAGTATCCGGCGAGGCATGGCTTGGAATGCCGCCTGGAAAGGAAAACTGCCGGAACAGGCGGCACATGCCCGCCTCGTCCTGCGAAATCTCGGGATAGAGCTCGCTATAGGTGCCTTCGAGCCAGGTGCTGGCGACGACGCCCGGCGCACCATGCCCGGGCCCGGCAATGTAGAGCACGTTCGCATGGTCGCGCTTTATCACCCAGTTCAGATGCGCGTAGATGAAGTTGAGGCCCGGCGTGGTGCCCCAGTGGCCGAGCAGGCGCGGCTTGACATGCGCCGGGGTCAGCGGCTCGCGCAGCAGCGGATTGGCCAGCAGATAGACCTGGCCGACGGAGAGATAGTTCGCCGCCCGCCACCAGGCGTTGATCAGCCGTACCTCGTCCGGCGACAAGGGCTGCGACCCCGCTCCGGATACGTCCTGTTCAGCGGTTGTCATACGGCATGCTCCGTTGTGAGGCCGCGAAGGATCCACTATGGCTTGCATTACCAAGAATAGCGCAATCGGCGGAAAAAACCCGTGCGCTGGAGACTGCGGCGCCGCTGCAGGGAGCGCCTTGATTTGCATCAAGGCAAGGCCCGCGGCGAACCAGGCGGGCCACGGGGGGAGATCCGGACCATGACCGAAGCGATCCTGACCCTGAACGCCGGCTCCTCCAGCCTCAAATTCGCGTTGTTCCGCGTGGGGCGCCCCGACACGCTGGCGCTTGCGCTGCGCGGCGAGATCGAGGCGATCGCGGCCCATCCGCATTTCCAGGCCTGGGACGCCGACGGCAAGGCACTGGTCGACGAGCGCTGGCCGGATGCCGCGGCCGGGGGCTCGCAGCCGCTGTTTGAAAAGGTGATCGACTGGACCGAGGCGCATCTTGGCCCGGACCGGCTGATCGCCGTCGGCCACCGGGTGGTGCATGGCGGACCCGATCATGCCGAGCCCGAACGGGTGACGCCGGAACTGCTCGCGGCGCTGGACAGGATCACGCCGCTGGCGCCGCTGCACCAGCCCCAAAACCTCGCGCCGATCCGGGCGATCGCCGCCGCGCGACCCGATCTGCCGCAGGTCGCCTGCTTCGATACGGCCTTTCACCACACCATGCCGGCCGTCGCCAGCCGCTTTGCGCTGCCGCGCGAATACGAGGCCATGGCCATTCGCCGCTACGGCTTTCACGGCCTGTCCTATGAATCCATCGCGAGCCGCCTGCCCGACCTCGCGCCCGCCTTGGCCCGCGGCCGGGTGATCGTGGCGCATCTCGGCAATGGCGCCAGCCTCTGCGCGCTCAATCACGGACGCAGCATCGATACGACCATGGGCTTCAGCGCGCTGGACGGGCTGGTAATGGGCACCCGGCCCGGCACGCTCGATCCCGGCGTCATTCTCTATCTGCTGCAGGAGCGGGGGATGACGGCCAGCGAGGTGGAGGATCTTCTCTACCGCCGGTCGGGCCTGCTCGGCGTTTCCGGCGGGATTTCCAGCGACATGCGCACGCTTCTCGAGAGCCCGGATCCGCGGGCTGCCGAGGCGGTGGATCTATTTGCTTACCGGATTGCCCGCGAAGCCGGCGGCCTGACGAGTTCGCTCGGCGGGCTGGACGGCCTCGTCTTCACGGCGGGGATCGGCGAGCACGCGCCGCCCATACGCGCCGCAGTCTGCCAGCGCCTGGAATGGCTGGGCGTCGTGCTGGATCCCGCAGCCAACGAGCGCGGCGACGCACTCATCAGCGCGCCGCAAAGCCGGGTCGAGGTCCGCGTGATCGCGACCGACGAGGAGAGGATGATCGCGCGGCACACTCTCGCGAGTGTCGAGCAGACCTAGCCGCGAGGCGCGCCACCCTGCCTTCACCCGAAGCGGAATGAAGGCAGAGCGACTTGGGCACCAAAGGCTAGAGGATCGGCTTGCCGCCGGTGACGGCGATCGTCGCGCCGGACACGTAGCTCGACAGCGGGTCGGCCAGCATGACGTAGGCCGTCGCGAGTTCGACCGGCTGCGCCGGGCGCTTCATCGGCACCTGCTTGCCGAAATTTTTCACCGCGTCCGGCGGGAGGGTCGCCGGGATCAGCGGCGTCCAGACCGGTCCGGGCGCCACCGCATTGGCGCGTATGCCCTTTTCGGCCAGAAGCTGGGCGAGGCCGGCGGTGAAATTCTGGATCGCCCCCTTCGTCGTCGCATAGGCGAGCAGGGTCGGATTGGGCGCATCCGAGTTGATCGACGCGGTGTTGATGATGCTGGCCCCCTCCGGCATGTGCGGAACGGCAGCCTTGGTCAGATAGAACATTGCGTGGATGTTGACCCGGAAGGTCAGCTCCCACTCCTCGTCGGAGATATCGCCGATGTCGTCGAAACTCGCCTGATGGGCGGCATTGTTGACGAGGACGTCGATCCGGCCGAATTCTTTCACGGCACGCTCGATGACGTCTCGGCAATGGGCAGCGTTCTGGATGTCGCCCGGCACCAGGATGCAGGTCCGGCCGGCTTTCTCGACCAGTTCCTGGGTCGCCTTCGCGTCATCATGCTCGTCGAGATAGGAAATCAGCAGATCCGCGCCTTCGCGCGCATAGGCGATGGCGACGGCGCGTCCTATGCCGCTGTCGCCGCCGGTCAGGACGACCTTCTTGCCTTTCAGCCGGCCCGAGCCCTCATAGGACGTCTCGCCGTGATCGGGCACCGGGTTCATCTTGGCGGTGTCGCCGGGAATCGACTGCTGCGGGGTGTCGAAGGGGGGCTTGGGATAATCGGTCATGGGAACTCCGTGTGGGGGGCGCGGCATCCGCCGCCAGTCCCCGGGTCAACGGTACCCTGCCCCTATCGTTCCCCATGATTGACCTCTCGCCGACCCACGGGTCGTCCGAGGCCGGTGTCGATCATCCCCGGTGAAGAAGGCCGCCGCCGTTCACGGCGGCCTTCTGATGCACGTTGTTAGGCGGCGTGCTTCTGTGCGCCGGCGAACTGCTGGTTCCACTCGGCGTACCAGGTTTCGAACAGCGCCAACTGCGCGGTCGCATAGTTGAGCTGGCTGTCGCTCAGCACGTCGCTCTCGTTGAAGTGCAGCGTGTATTCGGCGTCGCCCTTCAGCACCATCAGATGCTTGTAGTAGAGCACCAGATCGACGCCCTCGTCGAAGGACGACAGCACCTTGAGGGCGCTCTCCAGTTCCTGCGCCCGCGCACGCGCTGTCACGTCGCCCTTGGCGGCTGCCTTGCAGAGCGCGAAGAGATGCAGCACTTCCTTCGGCAGCGCATTGCCGACGCCGGTGATCGCGCCGGTCGCGCCGCAATTGACGAAGCCGTGGAACACGGCCGTGTCGACGCCGACCATCAGCGTCACGGTGTCGTCCCGGCTGGTGATGTTCTCGGCCGCGTAGCACATGTCGGCAGGGCCGCCGAATTCCTTGAAGCCGATCAGGTTCGGATGCTCGGCGCGCAGCGCGAAGAACAGGTCGGCGCGCGTCGCGAAGCCATAATGCGGGCTGTTGTAGATCACGGCCGGCAGGTCGGGCGCGGCGGCGAGAATGGCCTTGAAATGGTTGCGCTGCGCCGCCGGCGAGGATCCGCGCGACAGGACGCGCGGAATGACCATCAAGCCCTGGGCGCCGACCTTTTGCGCATGCGCCGCGATCGAGACCGCGCTCGCGGTATTGATCGCGCCGGTGCCGACGACCAGCGGAACGCCGGCCGCGACCAGGCGCTCGACGCCTTCCATGCGCTGCGCATCGGTCAGCAGCGGCCAGTCGCCCATCGAGCCGCAGTAAACGACGGCCGACATGCCATGGGCGATCAGTTCCTTGCCCTTGCGCACCAGCGCGTCGAAGTCGGGCGTGCGGTCAGCCTGGCACGGCGTCATCAGCGCCGGAATGCAGCCGGAAAAAATGGCGGATGTCATGGGGTTCTCCTTCAGAGCCTGGTCTTCGGCTTCGCGGCGCGCAGGCCCGAAACGGCATCGATCCTGACGCATTCTATCATTTGTATTTTAATTGTCGACACTCTACCTGCGATGGGGGGCTTCCTCGGCTTTGCCCACCTCGAAGCGAGCCGGGCACGATGGCCCGCAAACTTCCTGCATCCCATTCCTCGACAATCGCAACGAAAGGGATCGACACTATTCACGCAACCGCGTTGTTGGCTAAGAAGGCGGCAGCGGAACGCGAGGGGCAGGTGTCACCATGACCATACGGCAGGACGAGCAGGCGGTCGAAGCGGCT is a genomic window of Kaistia defluvii containing:
- a CDS encoding CBS domain-containing protein — protein: MLVDSVMTAPVVSAGSDMSIQDAARLMLARRISGLPVVSQDGKLLGVVSEADFLQRPELGTEPKRSWWLEWLTSEGAEADQYVHLHGRKVGEVMARNVVTTRKDAPLEEAVELMIKHRVKRLPVVDQGKLVGILTRSDLMRAMLKILSSEPRRLSDDERIRADIESELARRGWGGFIRAQVENGEVELTGTIFDDRSRSAARVAAENVPGVKSVREELIYIEPLSGMAILP
- a CDS encoding zinc-dependent alcohol dehydrogenase family protein, with the protein product MRAMVLRAIGQPLLLEERPDPVPGPGELRIRVEACGVCRTDLHVVDGELRHIRLPVIPGHEIVGIVEAQGAGVAFPKLGARVGVPWLAHTCGHCPYCRSGRENLCDEPAFTGYTRDGGFATHVVAEADFAFPLVGFDDPVATAPLMCAGLIGWRSLVVVGNGERIGLYGFGAAAHILAQVCRWQGRDVYAFTRPGDAAAQAMARSLGAVWVGGSDELPPEPLDAAILFAPVGALVPQALRAVKKGGTVVCGGIHMSDIPSFPYELLWEERRLVSVANLTRQDGIDFLAIAAKAGIRTTTTTYPLEKANEALADLRAGRFQGAAVLVP
- a CDS encoding universal stress protein; translation: MTNVRLAYMPLITYPGLAPDESIIAAVAFAGALGCELQATTFSVKIPPVSSPIGNFLLNIPELIRTTEENSLADCLRLQDLVHRWADGRIKAQCSSKKLMLGLAGNAATIEARYYDVSLVPWAVDNLVIQELAQSVVFDAGRPVILVPPSATSKPIGHVAIAWDGSRVAARALADLMPLLAQNTFITVLTVQNEKPLEAPDIAEALAASLKRRGVQALARNVELGGREIAEALQETALEVGADLMVMGGFGHTRLRDFILGGATKGVFSDLRLPVLFSH
- a CDS encoding phosphoketolase family protein, with protein sequence MTTAEQDVSGAGSQPLSPDEVRLINAWWRAANYLSVGQVYLLANPLLREPLTPAHVKPRLLGHWGTTPGLNFIYAHLNWVIKRDHANVLYIAGPGHGAPGVVASTWLEGTYSELYPEISQDEAGMCRLFRQFSFPGGIPSHASPDTPGSIHEGGELGYSLSHAFGAVFDNPDLVAACVVGDGEAETGPLATAWHGNKFLNPAHDGAVLPFLHLNGYKIANPTVLARIPHAELEALLRGYGYAPIFVEGDEPMAMHQKMAAALDAAFASIRAIQQKARTGGGTAERPVWPMIVLRSPKGWSGPKTVDGKQTEGSWRSHQVPFTMEKPEHLGLLEAWLRSYVPEELFDAAGRLRPEIAALAPVGDKRMSANPHANGGALMRPLKLPDFRDYAVAVQQPGGANAEATRISGGFLRDVMEKNAANRNFRVFGPDETASNRLQDLFEVTSRAWDAEILASDDHLSPDGRVMEILSEHTCQGWLEGYLLTGRHGFFSCYEAFIHIVDSMFNQHAKWLKTSKEVAWRRPIASLNYLLTSHVWRQDHNGFSHQDPGFVDHVVNKKAEIVRVYFPPDANTLLYVTDHCLRSWNRINVIVAGKQPSPQWLTMDEAIKHCATGIGIWEWASNDRGAEPDVVMACCGDVPTLETLAAVDLLRQYLPDLKVRLVNVVDLMSLQPKTEHPHGLSDADFDELFTRGKPVIFAYHGYPWLIHRLAYKRANHENMHVRGFKEEGSTTTPFDMVVRNELDRFHLVADVVDRVPGLGAAAAYVKQAMRDRLTEHYHYVREHGADMPMVANWRWPGAE
- a CDS encoding acetate/propionate family kinase, with product MTEAILTLNAGSSSLKFALFRVGRPDTLALALRGEIEAIAAHPHFQAWDADGKALVDERWPDAAAGGSQPLFEKVIDWTEAHLGPDRLIAVGHRVVHGGPDHAEPERVTPELLAALDRITPLAPLHQPQNLAPIRAIAAARPDLPQVACFDTAFHHTMPAVASRFALPREYEAMAIRRYGFHGLSYESIASRLPDLAPALARGRVIVAHLGNGASLCALNHGRSIDTTMGFSALDGLVMGTRPGTLDPGVILYLLQERGMTASEVEDLLYRRSGLLGVSGGISSDMRTLLESPDPRAAEAVDLFAYRIAREAGGLTSSLGGLDGLVFTAGIGEHAPPIRAAVCQRLEWLGVVLDPAANERGDALISAPQSRVEVRVIATDEERMIARHTLASVEQT
- a CDS encoding SDR family oxidoreductase, with the protein product MTDYPKPPFDTPQQSIPGDTAKMNPVPDHGETSYEGSGRLKGKKVVLTGGDSGIGRAVAIAYAREGADLLISYLDEHDDAKATQELVEKAGRTCILVPGDIQNAAHCRDVIERAVKEFGRIDVLVNNAAHQASFDDIGDISDEEWELTFRVNIHAMFYLTKAAVPHMPEGASIINTASINSDAPNPTLLAYATTKGAIQNFTAGLAQLLAEKGIRANAVAPGPVWTPLIPATLPPDAVKNFGKQVPMKRPAQPVELATAYVMLADPLSSYVSGATIAVTGGKPIL
- a CDS encoding dihydrodipicolinate synthase family protein; translation: MTSAIFSGCIPALMTPCQADRTPDFDALVRKGKELIAHGMSAVVYCGSMGDWPLLTDAQRMEGVERLVAAGVPLVVGTGAINTASAVSIAAHAQKVGAQGLMVIPRVLSRGSSPAAQRNHFKAILAAAPDLPAVIYNSPHYGFATRADLFFALRAEHPNLIGFKEFGGPADMCYAAENITSRDDTVTLMVGVDTAVFHGFVNCGATGAITGVGNALPKEVLHLFALCKAAAKGDVTARARAQELESALKVLSSFDEGVDLVLYYKHLMVLKGDAEYTLHFNESDVLSDSQLNYATAQLALFETWYAEWNQQFAGAQKHAA